The following is a genomic window from Sphingobacterium spiritivorum.
CATTATACATTCCTTCTCCGATATTGAACGGTGCCGCAAGTTCGGGGGTTTTGGAACTGACAATGATACTTAGGCGGTCTCCTTTTTGGATACGGGTTAACTGTGCCTCCTGAATCCGGTATGCTGAATCCGGCACCATATCCTGTACATAGGCCATTCTTTTGGAAACCAGACAGGAATTTAACACTATGACACTGCATAACATTAATGCAAAAATCAGTCTTTTCATATTTCGTGAATTTTATATTTGTTAATTATTTCATTATAGCACAATACAGCAGCAGCCCTGTCCGGCAGGCAATCTAACACTCCTATCGGAAGCTGCTGAATAATATATTCAAGAGTAGTCGTCATATGATCAAACAGCACTCTGTTCCAGCGTATAGAGGAACAACTGGGCAATACTGTTATCAGCCCTTCAACTCCGGATTTCCAGTTCATCTCATTATATAGAGACTGTTTTAGCCGTACCACACTCAATAATGGCAGCCCTTTATTTTTATAGCAATCTGTTTTGCCACTCCATGGTGATCCGTATATCCTTATCTTTCCGTCCGGACAGATACGTATGACAGGATTGTCATCATTAAGCAAGGTTGTATTCTTATGATATTGTATCCATAGTCTGCTGTGCGTGCTTTTTCCTGTACCGCTTTTTCCTAAAAATGCAAAGGCATTTCCATCCTTTTCAACTACAGAAGCATGGATCATCACGGTTTGAAATGGCAGAATCGCTTGTCCATAAACAACCATCAGCAACCAGCTCAGTATAGAACTGGAATAGAGCTCTTCACGTACTATATTGATAACCGAATGCGCAAAATCTTTTGTACTGTACATCATCCAATGCCGGCTGTCGGCTTTACTTCTGACAGAGGTGACATAACATTTGTCTGCCTCTGCAAACTCAAAGTTATCCTCCCACACAATTGAAGTATTAGTCAGCGTTTTCAGTTCACCCACATCCAGCGACGTATCTGCATCTGTAATCCGGATAGTCATATTGTATTGACCATTAAATGGATTCTTTACATAAAAATCTGCAAATGTGGGTAATGCCAGCTTCAGATCAATATCCACTGGCAGAATCAGCTTAAGTGTATGTTCTGCTATTCGAAAATAAACTGTTCGCTGACTCTGTCGGTTGCTGTGTCCGCTATCTATCATATTTTCTACATTAAATATATATTTGTTGATTACATTGTCTCGCCAGCACCAGATCGTGCGTAACAAACACAATAATTTTGTCTTTCCCTGCTTCTGTCAATCTGTTAAATAATTCTTGTGCTGTACTTGTATCTAAAGCAGAAGTAATTTCATCAAAAAGCCAGATACTGTGCTCTGCCATCATAGCTCTGGCTATAGCAATGCGTTGGGCCTGTCCTTCTGACAAACCATAGCCTGACTCACCTATGATTGTATCCAGACCATCCGGAAGATCATAGACAAATTCAGCACAGGACAGATACAGTGCTCTATGGATCTGTACAGCAGTTACCTCATCATGTCCTCCTGTCAGATTTTCACGTATTGTGGTACTAAACAGTTTATCTCCCTGCGGAACGTAAGCGATATTAGCCCGATGTCTGTTTGTCAACAGGTAATTATCCTGAGTTGTATGGATCCTTATCTCGCCTTCATCGGGCTTTATCAATGCCAGTAACAAACGGATCAGGGTTGTCTTTCCTTTACCACTTGTGCCTATTACAGCAACCGCATCGCCCACATTGACCCTCAGAAACAAATCACTGATAATCAACTGGTCATCATATTTAAACTTAAGATTTTCAACCTGTATAGATTTTACATCAGATAGGTATTCCGGTATAGCTTCTTCTTCTACCTCTGAATCCAGTAATTCCCGGACCCGGTCCGATGCTATTCTGAATCGGATAAAAAGAGGGACAAAGCTCATCAAAGAAATGATCGGAGACTGAATGCGTCCTACTAATTGCAGAAATGCAGTCATCGTACCAAATGAAATTTCACCTGTCCGTAAACGATATACCCCCCAGACAAATGTGATCAGAAACCCTGCATTGACTGCTATTTTCAGTATAGCCTGAGAAAAAGCGGAGAAGTTCAATAATCTAAGTTTAAGTCTGTGGATCATCTGTTGACTTTGCTGTACTTTATTCCAGCGAAAATCATATAATCCTAATGCCTGTATGGAAGTTCTGAATCTGATATTTTCCTGCACCACATGTCCAAGATCACTCTCTGCTTTCTTTTGCTGTGAATTCAGATCTCTCAAACGTTTGAAATATAGTTTTGAAAACAAAAAAAGAGGAGAAATAGCCAAAATAAGGATGGCTAGCATAGGATCCATAAGCCATAAAAAACCAAATGATGCAAACAGTCTGATCAAGGTCAGTATAAAAGCCAGAGAGGAATAAGCTATCATCTGTATGATTTCATTACAATCCGTATGTATACGAACCTGAATATCGCCGGTATTCCATCTTTTTATATATTTCCATATGATTGTCATCTGAGATTTAATGACTTTATTCTGTAACCGGATCAGCATCTTCATGCGTATTTTTTCATTAAGCCATTCTGAATAAATTTTTGCACTTAATCCCAATAAAACGCTGCTTATGACCAAAATAAGTGCAAGCTTCCATGTTGTTGTATTCTTATCCATTACCAGATCTACAGCTCGCTTAGACCAGTATACAAATACCAGAGATAAGATGATAACACAGATTTCCAGACAAAAAAACAAGAGCAACTGCAAGCGCTGTGGTTTTGCAAAAGACCATGCCCACCTCATATGACCAATGACACCTCCGTTTACCATTATCTGACTCTCCATCCTGAATACAATTGTACCAGCGGAAAACTAATCGCCTCTATCGGTGCATATTGTACATATTTAAAAAAATTACCTGCAATTCTTTGTGTCTTACTCTTCCGGAAAGTCTGTTGATCATTATCTGTCTGAAACTTATGATCATGAAACCCGAAATTGCCGGATCTTAACATATCGGCCATCATCCAATCAGCCGGATATTTAGGCGATGTATCAAAGGGTAAATAGTCTTTTGGAAGTCCGATATACCTGTGTAATATATCATGCAGCAGATATATCCATCTGATAATTCCTACCTTGGTATATACTTTCTTCAGATATACTCCATCCAGATAATGGTGATGTACATAATATAACCGGGCCGCATCACAGAGCTGACGAAGACCTATACCAAAAGACAATTGATGCTTCAGAATATGAGAATTCACCTGCAAGATATTCAATACAGGCGCCGGTAGCGTCCATGTGCTGTCTTTTGCACGTACATGTATGTTGTTTCTGGATTCTTTATTTTCCAATTCTTTAAGATAAGATCTGCAGAATGGATTATAGATATCAAAAATACGCTGATGATGATCTGTTTCGATTCCTTTCCATACATAACATGTGCTGTAACCGGCTGTCTTGTATATTTCTATCTGCATATTTTGTACAAGCTGACAGGCCATATTGTATTCTTCTTCGTTGGAAAAGTACCAATCAATATCACCACAGGTACGGCTATCA
Proteins encoded in this region:
- a CDS encoding ABC transporter ATP-binding protein, with product MESQIMVNGGVIGHMRWAWSFAKPQRLQLLLFFCLEICVIILSLVFVYWSKRAVDLVMDKNTTTWKLALILVISSVLLGLSAKIYSEWLNEKIRMKMLIRLQNKVIKSQMTIIWKYIKRWNTGDIQVRIHTDCNEIIQMIAYSSLAFILTLIRLFASFGFLWLMDPMLAILILAISPLFLFSKLYFKRLRDLNSQQKKAESDLGHVVQENIRFRTSIQALGLYDFRWNKVQQSQQMIHRLKLRLLNFSAFSQAILKIAVNAGFLITFVWGVYRLRTGEISFGTMTAFLQLVGRIQSPIISLMSFVPLFIRFRIASDRVRELLDSEVEEEAIPEYLSDVKSIQVENLKFKYDDQLIISDLFLRVNVGDAVAVIGTSGKGKTTLIRLLLALIKPDEGEIRIHTTQDNYLLTNRHRANIAYVPQGDKLFSTTIRENLTGGHDEVTAVQIHRALYLSCAEFVYDLPDGLDTIIGESGYGLSEGQAQRIAIARAMMAEHSIWLFDEITSALDTSTAQELFNRLTEAGKDKIIVFVTHDLVLARQCNQQIYI
- a CDS encoding nucleotidyltransferase family protein; this translates as MIKNKVTEVFFKLLRSGLWSTPVDQDNAFSLSNEEWEELFVLCVNQTVEAIVFDAFEHLNSSFLPPKEVLIKWVVRVEKTKQRNTVMNSVINEQLALFQKSGIQAILLKGQGLATLYDNPDSRTCGDIDWYFSNEEEYNMACQLVQNMQIEIYKTAGYSTCYVWKGIETDHHQRIFDIYNPFCRSYLKELENKESRNNIHVRAKDSTWTLPAPVLNILQVNSHILKHQLSFGIGLRQLCDAARLYYVHHHYLDGVYLKKVYTKVGIIRWIYLLHDILHRYIGLPKDYLPFDTSPKYPADWMMADMLRSGNFGFHDHKFQTDNDQQTFRKSKTQRIAGNFFKYVQYAPIEAISFPLVQLYSGWRVR